DNA sequence from the Thalassotalea sp. 273M-4 genome:
TCGTATTTCAAAAGAAGACGTTGAAGCACATTTAGCGAAAGCCAAAAAACCTTCTAATGCAAAAGCAACAGAAACGACAAAAGCACCTGCTTCTGCACCGAATGTGACCCATGGTGATCGCAATCAAAAACGTGTGCCGATGACCCGTTTACGTAAAACCATCGCTAACCGTTTATTGGAAGCGAAAAATTCAACGGCCATGTTAACAACGTTTAACGAAGTGAACATGAAACCAATTATGGATTTACGAGCTCAATACAAAGATGTTTTTGAACAGCGTCATGGTTCTCGTTTAGGTTTTATGTCGTTCTATGTTAAAGCGGTAACGGAAGCATTAAAACGCTATCCAGCGGTTAATGCTTCTATTGATGGTGACGATATTGTTTATCATAATTTCTTTGATATTTCGATCGCGGTTTCAACCCCTCGAGGTTTAGTAACACCGGTTCTTCGTGATGCTGATAAACTTAGCATGGCAGGTATTGAAAACGGTATTCGCGATTTAGCAATCAAAGGTCGTGATGGTAAGTTGACTATGGATGAAATGCAGGGTGGTAACTTTACCATTACTAACGGTGGCGTATTTGGCTCGTTAATTTCAACCCCAATTCTTAACATGCCTCAAGCCGGTATTTTAGGAATGCACAAGATTCAAGACCGTCCTATGGCGGTGAATGGTAAAGTTGAAATTTTACCTATGATGTATCTTGCGCTTTCATACGATCATCGCTTGAT
Encoded proteins:
- the odhB gene encoding 2-oxoglutarate dehydrogenase complex dihydrolipoyllysine-residue succinyltransferase, whose amino-acid sequence is MATWHVSEGEAVTRDQNLVDIETDKVVLEVVAQADGIIEKIIHDEGDTVLGEQTIGHLKTGSATESTSSDQDENDDNSDDIASPSVRRLLTEKGLTPAAVKGTGKGGRISKEDVEAHLAKAKKPSNAKATETTKAPASAPNVTHGDRNQKRVPMTRLRKTIANRLLEAKNSTAMLTTFNEVNMKPIMDLRAQYKDVFEQRHGSRLGFMSFYVKAVTEALKRYPAVNASIDGDDIVYHNFFDISIAVSTPRGLVTPVLRDADKLSMAGIENGIRDLAIKGRDGKLTMDEMQGGNFTITNGGVFGSLISTPILNMPQAGILGMHKIQDRPMAVNGKVEILPMMYLALSYDHRLIDGKESVGFLVTIKELLEDPTRLLLDI